CGGTCGTACGCCGAGGCCGACCGCACGGAACTGGAGGAGATGATCCGGTCCACCGGCTTCTACCGGAACAAGGCGAACTCGATCATCGGTCTCGGCCAGGCGCTGGTCGAGCGGTTCGACGGCGAGGTGCCGAACACCCTCAAGAATCTGGTCACCCTGCCGGGGTTCGGCCGCAAGACTGCCAACGTCGTGCTCGGGAACGCCTTCGGAATCCCCGGCATCACCGTCGACACCCACTTCTCCCGCCTCGTGCAGCGCTGGCAGTGGACCACCGAGACCGACCCGGTCAAGATCGAGAAGGCCGTCGGCGAGCTCATCGAACGCAAGGAGTGGACCGACCTCTCGCACCGGGTCATCTTCCACGGGCGCCGGGTGTGCCACTCGCGTAAGCCCGCGTGTGGTGTGTGCATCCTGGCCAAGGACTGCCCGTCGGTCGGCCTCGGCCCGATGGACAAGGCGGAGGCGGCGAAGCTCGTCAAGGGACCCGAGACCGAGCATCTCCTCGACCTGGCGGGACTGTCGACGCAGTGAACGAATCTTCCGCAGGGGCGAGCGCAGCGACGGGGGACACAGGGGCGAGCACAGCGACGGGGGACACAGAGGCGAGCGCAGCGACCAACGCCGACTCGAGCGCCGCCCCCGGCGCGCCCCGGCCTCCGCGACGTCCCCGATTCTCCTCGTCGGCACGCTGGACGGTCGTGTTCATCGTCGTGATGATCGCGCTGATCGTGGCGATCTGGCCTCGCGACGACGGCACGGGCACCGGGCCCGACGCCACCGCACCGAGCGTGTCCGGCCCCAACGCCACCGACGCGCAGGTCGGTGACGCGCAACTCGCGCAGGCACGTCGGGACGCGGCGCTGGAGCCCTGCCCGGTGACCGGGCAGCCGGTGGGGCCGCAGTCGGTGCTCGCCGGTGTGACGGTGCCCTGCCTCGCCGACGGCCGACCCTACGACGTCGGTGCCGGGACCGCGGGCAAGCCGATGCTGGTGAACATGTGGGCCGTCTGGTGCCTGCCGTGTCGTCGGGAGTTGCCGGAAGTGGCCGCCTACGCACAGCGCGCCGGCGACAAGGTCACCGTCCTGGCCGTGCATGCGCAGGAAGGTGCCCAGAACCCGTACATGGCCCTGCAGTTCCTGACCGAGAACGACGTGCACCTCCCGTCCGTCCTCGACACCGATGCGCGGGTCGCCGCCGCGTTGGGTGCGCCTCGCGTCTTCCCGTCGACGATCCTCGTGCGTCCCGACGGCACGGTCGCCAAGGTGCTGCCGCAGGTCTTCGAGAACCCGGATCAGATCGCCGACGCCGTGCAGCAGTACCTGGGGGTGGCGACGTGAGCCGCCACGACGGCGACCGTCCGGCCGGCGAACCACACATCGGCTCGTTGGTCCCGACCGCGCAGATCCCACCGTGGATGCACCGGCTGACCGACAACGTCACGGCGGTCACCGAGTCGGTGCTCAACCGTGGCGGTGACCGCACCCGATGGGCGTCGATGATCGGTCGCAACAAACGCGACGCCGCGGTGCTGGTGCTGATCTCGGGCAGCTGGGACGCGGCCGCCGACCATCCGGGTGGGCTGCCCGCCGACGCGGACATCCTGCTCACCGAACGCGCCTCGACGTTGCGTCAGCACAGCGGACAGGTCGCCTTCCCGGGCGGCGTCGTGGACCCGGGCGACGATCACCCGGTCGGGACGGCGCTGCGCGAGGCGAACGAGGAGACCGGCCTGGTCGCCGACGGTGTCGACGTCCTGGCCAATCTGCCCTCGTTCCCGGTGCCGGTGTCCGGCTTCGACGTCACGCCGGTTCTCGCGCACTGGCGGGCCCCGGGTCCGGTGCACGTCGTGGACACCGCGGAGACGGCGCGCGTCGCGCGGGTCAACCTGCGCACCATGCTCGCCCCGGAGAGCCGATTCCAGGTGCAGCGCAACGTCCTCGGCGCGCGCGCCTACCGCGGTCCGGCGTTTCTGGTCGACGGCCTGCTGGTGTGGGGTTTCACCGGCGGCCTGATCGCGGCCATCAGCGAGGTGGCGGGCTGGGATGTGCCGTGGGACAAGGACGACGTGCGGCCGCTCGACGAGGCGATCGCGGCGGCCGGTCCGGACACCGCGCAGACGGTGGGTGACGCGGCCGTGATGTCGGACGCGATGCGGCAGGCGCTCCTCGACGACGAGCGCGAAGGCGGACGCCGGTGACGGGATCCGGGTGGGTCGACATCATCGTCCTGATCATCGCCCTGTTGGCCGCCGCCAGTGGCTTCCGGCAGGGTGCGGTCGCGTCCGCGCTGGCGTTCCTGGGCGTGATCCTGGGCGCGGTGGCCGGAATTCTCCTTGCCCCACATGTCATCTCGAACTTCGACGACCGCACGGTCCGGTTGCTGGTCGGTGTCGTCCTGCTGGTCGGACTGATCATCGTCGGCGAGGTGTCCGGGATGGTCCTCGGTCGTGCGGCCCGCAGCGGCATCCGGTCGCGAGGGGTCCGGCGGGTCGACAGCGTGATCGGGTCGGTGCTGCAGGTGATCGCCGTGCTGGTGGCCGCGTGGCTGCTCGCGATCCCGCTCAGCAGTTCCACCGAGGCCCAGCTCTCGACCGCGGTCCGCGGGTCCAAGGTGCTCGGCGGGGTCGACGTGCTGGCGCCCCAGTGGCTGCGCGACCTCCCGAAGGACTTCAGTGCGCTGCTGGACAATTCGGGACTGCCCGAGGTCATCGGACCGTTCGGCCGGACGCCGGTCACCAATGTCGGCCCACCCGACCCGACGTTGCTGCAACTGCCGGTGGTCAATCAGGTCAAGCCGAGCGTCGTCAAGGTCGAGGGGACCGCGCCGAGCTGCCGGCAGGCCCTGGAGGGCAGCGGATTCGTGGTGTCGCCGGAGCGGGTGATGACCAACGCGCACGTCGTCGCGGGTACCCGGCGGCTGAGCGTGTCGTCGCCGAACGGCCAGCAACTGCCGGCGCGGGTCGTCCTGTTCGACAGCGCCAACGACATCGCCGTGCTCGACGTCCCCGGATTGACCGCTCCCGCATTGAAATTCGCCGACCAGGAGGCGCAGACCGGCGACGATGCGATCGTGCTGGGCTACCCGGAGGCCGGGCCGTTCAACGTGAGCGCGGTGCGGGTCCGTGAGGTGATCAACCTGTCCGGCCCCGACATCTACCGGGCCGGCCGGATCCTGCGTGAGGTGTACACGGTGCGCGGCCTGATCCGGCAGGGCAATTCCGGCGGTCCGATGATCAACTCCGACGGCGAGGTCGTCGGGGTGGTGTTCGGCGCGGCCGAGGACACCACAGACCAGACCGGATTCGTGTTGACCGCCAAGCAGGTTCAGTCCAACTTCACCGATTCGGAGCAGCGATCGTCGCGGGTCAGCACGCAGGAGTGCGTGCACGCCTGAGC
This sequence is a window from Gordonia insulae. Protein-coding genes within it:
- a CDS encoding MarP family serine protease is translated as MTGSGWVDIIVLIIALLAAASGFRQGAVASALAFLGVILGAVAGILLAPHVISNFDDRTVRLLVGVVLLVGLIIVGEVSGMVLGRAARSGIRSRGVRRVDSVIGSVLQVIAVLVAAWLLAIPLSSSTEAQLSTAVRGSKVLGGVDVLAPQWLRDLPKDFSALLDNSGLPEVIGPFGRTPVTNVGPPDPTLLQLPVVNQVKPSVVKVEGTAPSCRQALEGSGFVVSPERVMTNAHVVAGTRRLSVSSPNGQQLPARVVLFDSANDIAVLDVPGLTAPALKFADQEAQTGDDAIVLGYPEAGPFNVSAVRVREVINLSGPDIYRAGRILREVYTVRGLIRQGNSGGPMINSDGEVVGVVFGAAEDTTDQTGFVLTAKQVQSNFTDSEQRSSRVSTQECVHA
- the nth gene encoding endonuclease III, giving the protein MSARKTTDTPVPGSGTRLPAAGSPARGTETHLGLVRRARRMNRKLQIAFPHVYCELDFTTPLELSVATILSAQCTDVRVNMVTPALFAKYPTARSYAEADRTELEEMIRSTGFYRNKANSIIGLGQALVERFDGEVPNTLKNLVTLPGFGRKTANVVLGNAFGIPGITVDTHFSRLVQRWQWTTETDPVKIEKAVGELIERKEWTDLSHRVIFHGRRVCHSRKPACGVCILAKDCPSVGLGPMDKAEAAKLVKGPETEHLLDLAGLSTQ
- a CDS encoding TlpA family protein disulfide reductase — translated: MNESSAGASAATGDTGASTATGDTEASAATNADSSAAPGAPRPPRRPRFSSSARWTVVFIVVMIALIVAIWPRDDGTGTGPDATAPSVSGPNATDAQVGDAQLAQARRDAALEPCPVTGQPVGPQSVLAGVTVPCLADGRPYDVGAGTAGKPMLVNMWAVWCLPCRRELPEVAAYAQRAGDKVTVLAVHAQEGAQNPYMALQFLTENDVHLPSVLDTDARVAAALGAPRVFPSTILVRPDGTVAKVLPQVFENPDQIADAVQQYLGVAT
- a CDS encoding NUDIX hydrolase, giving the protein MHRLTDNVTAVTESVLNRGGDRTRWASMIGRNKRDAAVLVLISGSWDAAADHPGGLPADADILLTERASTLRQHSGQVAFPGGVVDPGDDHPVGTALREANEETGLVADGVDVLANLPSFPVPVSGFDVTPVLAHWRAPGPVHVVDTAETARVARVNLRTMLAPESRFQVQRNVLGARAYRGPAFLVDGLLVWGFTGGLIAAISEVAGWDVPWDKDDVRPLDEAIAAAGPDTAQTVGDAAVMSDAMRQALLDDEREGGRR